The following are from one region of the Betta splendens chromosome 15, fBetSpl5.4, whole genome shotgun sequence genome:
- the LOC114841825 gene encoding transmembrane protein 26-like isoform X1, translating to MGLIKFVCAVFTRALFVLVSLAGVLRVTWVKKDPRYWSLAVLCVPLVVEMIITLKRRMGQDYKWFSPPIFLFLISIIPSIWFLELHYQENRTLDPQCKKLDSWESVHRLISVNATGANQTYQNYLKQHIDGVLSAVCSNDWILALHQILLILLILGKWLLPLGGGVTRDELSQLLLIFVGTAADILEFTSETLSDVKWRKQPSAGLHHPGCVDVEHVAVSSTSVRREHKVGARGRRPGDEPPGQTQHGHLERHGGPVHPGRALPGGPAHRHDLLQRLPPDAGLLRHQELPGGGPEPVQAGGDMPGLQTPRRRQEAERRAVMRVSESRGRRLGCRRAALEGRRSTEEKRMHRLQNSLVVNDRCCLEQKAVTHHIFVLEIFFCS from the exons ATGGGCCTGATCAAGTTCGTGTGCGCCGTATTCACCCGCGCGCTGTTCGTGCTGGTGTCGCTGGCCGGCGTCTTGAGGGTGACGTGGGTGAAGAAGGACCCACGCTACTGGTCCCTGGCCGTGCTCTGTGTGCCGCTCGTCGTGGAGATGATAATAACGCTGAAGAGGCGAATGGGACAGGACTACAAATG GTTTTCTCCTCCaattttcctcttcctcatcagcatcattccGTCCATCTGGTTCCTGGAGCTCCATTACCAGGAGAACCGGACCCTCGACCCCCAG TGCAAGAAGCTGGACTCGTGGGAGAGCGTGCATAGACTGATCAGTGTGAACGCGACGGGGGCGAACCAAACATACCAGAACTACCTGAAA CAACACATCGACGGGGTGCTGTCTGCCGTGTGCTCCAACGACTGGATCCTGGCCCTCCACCAGatcctgctcatcctcctcatcctggggAAATGGCTGCTGCCCCTGGGGGGCGGGGTCACGCGCGACGAGCTCTCGCAGCTCCTGCTGATCTTCGTGGGCACGGCGGCCGACATCCTGGAGTTCACCAGCGAGACGCTGTCGGACGTCAAGTGG AGAAAACAGCCCTCAGCTGGTCTACATCATCCTGGCTGTGTGGACGTGGAGCATGTTGCAGTTTCCTCTACATCTGTccg TCGTGAACACAAAGTCGGAGCGCGAGGACGACGCCCCGGAGACGAGCCTCCTGGTCAAACACAGCACGGACATCTGGAACGTCATGGAGGCCCTGTTCATCCAGGACGGGCccttcctggtggtccggctcacCGTCATGACCTACTACAACGTCTTCCACCAGATGCTGGGCTTCTTCGCCATCAAGAACTTCCTGGTGGTGGTCCTGAACCTGTACAGGCTGGCGGTGATATGCCAGGACTTCAGACCCCCCGGCGGCGGCAGGAGGCCGAGCGCCGCGCCGTGATGCGGGTGAGCGAGTCCAGGGGGAGGAGGCTCGGATGCCGGAGGGCAGCGTTAGAGGGCAGGAGGAGCACGGAGGAGAAACGCATGCACCGTTTGCAGAATTCATTAGTGGTGAATGACCGATGCTGTTTGGAGCAGAAAGCTGTGACCCACCACATTTTTGTACTTGAGATTTTCTTTTGCAGCTGA
- the LOC114841825 gene encoding transmembrane protein 26-like isoform X2 produces the protein MGLIKFVCAVFTRALFVLVSLAGVLRVTWVKKDPRYWSLAVLCVPLVVEMIITLKRRMGQDYKWFSPPIFLFLISIIPSIWFLELHYQENRTLDPQCKKLDSWESVHRLISVNATGANQTYQNYLKQHIDGVLSAVCSNDWILALHQILLILLILGKWLLPLGGGVTRDELSQLLLIFVGTAADILEFTSETLSDVKENSPQLVYIILAVWTWSMLQFPLHLSVVNTKSEREDDAPETSLLVKHSTDIWNVMEALFIQDGPFLVVRLTVMTYYNVFHQMLGFFAIKNFLVVVLNLYRLAVICQDFRPPGGGRRPSAAP, from the exons ATGGGCCTGATCAAGTTCGTGTGCGCCGTATTCACCCGCGCGCTGTTCGTGCTGGTGTCGCTGGCCGGCGTCTTGAGGGTGACGTGGGTGAAGAAGGACCCACGCTACTGGTCCCTGGCCGTGCTCTGTGTGCCGCTCGTCGTGGAGATGATAATAACGCTGAAGAGGCGAATGGGACAGGACTACAAATG GTTTTCTCCTCCaattttcctcttcctcatcagcatcattccGTCCATCTGGTTCCTGGAGCTCCATTACCAGGAGAACCGGACCCTCGACCCCCAG TGCAAGAAGCTGGACTCGTGGGAGAGCGTGCATAGACTGATCAGTGTGAACGCGACGGGGGCGAACCAAACATACCAGAACTACCTGAAA CAACACATCGACGGGGTGCTGTCTGCCGTGTGCTCCAACGACTGGATCCTGGCCCTCCACCAGatcctgctcatcctcctcatcctggggAAATGGCTGCTGCCCCTGGGGGGCGGGGTCACGCGCGACGAGCTCTCGCAGCTCCTGCTGATCTTCGTGGGCACGGCGGCCGACATCCTGGAGTTCACCAGCGAGACGCTGTCGGACGTCAA AGAAAACAGCCCTCAGCTGGTCTACATCATCCTGGCTGTGTGGACGTGGAGCATGTTGCAGTTTCCTCTACATCTGTccg TCGTGAACACAAAGTCGGAGCGCGAGGACGACGCCCCGGAGACGAGCCTCCTGGTCAAACACAGCACGGACATCTGGAACGTCATGGAGGCCCTGTTCATCCAGGACGGGCccttcctggtggtccggctcacCGTCATGACCTACTACAACGTCTTCCACCAGATGCTGGGCTTCTTCGCCATCAAGAACTTCCTGGTGGTGGTCCTGAACCTGTACAGGCTGGCGGTGATATGCCAGGACTTCAGACCCCCCGGCGGCGGCAGGAGGCCGAGCGCCGCGCCGTGA